One Mycobacteroides salmoniphilum DNA segment encodes these proteins:
- a CDS encoding tyrosine-type recombinase/integrase: MSSAQLELLLPWGPAMAENSVATTVDLVVADWALDGAMSTQTLDKFTLLARRFIRFAAAHDVTTLDAIDHGLVTKFVAAKGRSRHGMVAPAAIATMHNRRAALRAYFRTARRLGLVLHDPTADIDVPDRQAAALRPLTDNEAVLVRLFCEHGTPTRHAATTALLLAGAHTSELGHIRISDVDVDARTVWARGSTKHRARRLALDTWARRVIDQRIAHLTEHGATGETIVCTGSDGSDAQRQARVCVTVRDVLTRAGLSATTGIKPSSLTAYAARQVFEETGRIELAAKLIGSGSLDGTAALIGYQWRQDD; encoded by the coding sequence ATGAGCAGCGCACAGCTAGAGCTGCTGCTGCCGTGGGGGCCGGCCATGGCTGAGAACAGCGTGGCCACCACCGTTGACCTCGTCGTCGCGGACTGGGCGCTCGACGGCGCCATGTCGACACAGACACTCGACAAATTCACGCTGCTCGCCCGTCGGTTCATTCGCTTCGCCGCGGCGCACGATGTCACCACGCTCGACGCGATTGACCACGGTTTAGTGACGAAATTCGTTGCGGCCAAGGGCCGCTCCCGTCACGGCATGGTGGCACCGGCAGCGATAGCCACGATGCACAACCGCCGCGCAGCCTTGCGCGCATACTTTCGCACCGCCCGCCGACTCGGACTGGTCTTGCATGATCCGACCGCAGATATCGACGTGCCGGACCGGCAAGCCGCCGCGCTGCGGCCACTCACCGACAATGAGGCGGTGCTGGTCCGGCTCTTCTGCGAACACGGCACACCCACCCGGCATGCCGCTACAACCGCACTGCTGCTGGCTGGTGCGCATACGAGCGAGCTCGGCCATATCCGCATCAGTGATGTCGATGTCGACGCGCGTACGGTATGGGCGCGCGGCTCGACCAAGCACCGTGCCCGGCGCCTGGCCTTGGACACTTGGGCGCGCCGGGTCATCGACCAACGGATCGCGCACCTGACCGAACACGGTGCCACTGGCGAGACGATCGTTTGCACCGGCTCAGACGGCTCCGACGCGCAACGTCAGGCCCGGGTGTGTGTCACTGTCCGCGATGTCCTGACCCGCGCCGGCTTAAGCGCCACCACCGGGATTAAGCCGTCCTCGCTGACCGCATATGCGGCCCGGCAAGTCTTCGAGGAGACCGGTCGAATCGAGTTGGCGGCCAAGCTGATCGGCTCGGGATCACTCGATGGCACTGCGGCACTTATCGGTTACCAGTGGCGCCAGGACGACTGA
- a CDS encoding WXG100 family type VII secretion target: MGGDNSFHVDPAALASVIEILDKFERSTEQFIGDVDQRVNDMHIDWKGAAAAGHLEAQKKWAVGAAEMRQAVAELRKITHGAHGNYTAAINTNSSMWKRG, encoded by the coding sequence ATGGGCGGCGATAACAGCTTCCACGTCGATCCAGCGGCATTGGCGTCGGTAATCGAGATCCTCGACAAATTCGAGAGGTCGACGGAGCAATTCATCGGCGACGTGGACCAGCGGGTCAACGATATGCATATCGACTGGAAAGGCGCGGCAGCCGCGGGGCACCTTGAGGCCCAAAAGAAGTGGGCAGTCGGGGCCGCAGAGATGCGTCAAGCTGTCGCCGAATTGCGCAAGATCACCCACGGCGCGCATGGAAACTACACCGCCGCAATCAACACGAACTCCTCGATGTGGAAACGCGGGTGA
- a CDS encoding WXG100 family type VII secretion target, translated as MGTEGSSGEVLQLTPERVYALANQITSATQGFKGQLSQVDDEVRTLLGAGWKGDPGSQFHNAFADWHEGASDVVDGMTLLASKVHEVAATLHRASGHL; from the coding sequence ATGGGCACTGAGGGTTCATCGGGCGAGGTATTGCAGCTAACCCCCGAACGTGTGTATGCCCTGGCGAATCAGATCACGTCAGCGACGCAGGGTTTCAAAGGGCAGCTCAGCCAGGTCGATGACGAGGTCCGCACGCTCCTTGGGGCCGGATGGAAGGGCGACCCGGGTAGCCAGTTTCACAATGCGTTCGCCGACTGGCACGAAGGCGCATCGGACGTCGTAGACGGAATGACGCTGCTGGCGTCCAAGGTCCATGAAGTTGCGGCCACTTTGCACCGGGCCAGCGGACACCTCTGA